A single Cryomorphaceae bacterium DNA region contains:
- a CDS encoding gliding motility-associated C-terminal domain-containing protein — MKKLLVLLASVFLWTGASASHIMGGEITWECQANGQYVFTLKVYRDCNGIPGQTSAQTLNIWNYGSFPNTIICNFISQTDISPPCGFPCSNPTAGSAEEYVYISNPVTLTGTPPANGWVFTWDDCCRNGAIDNLILTGGGSTGHTLRAIMYPYTPVGAPNANPADPCYDSSPIFLESPATVLCTGFPFTYNQNAFDSDLDSLYYDWDQPLRDNPWPATAFTFVAGYSFNSPFPGPTQNANNTGATLNNNSGEVSLTNYTPGSYVSVVRVEAWRCGQKIAEVFRDLQTTYLGGADCPGLPGGLTNNPPQVTISASTFTPVTPSLFVDTVFAGQTVTFNMQASDFDPQPAGTPSPIQNVTILASGAQFGAGFTSTTTGCLQPPCATLNPATPITNPIGSATTFTWNTDCSNLNYSNACASSNTYTFLLRASDDFCNAPAFFYGTFQVTVLPGVSDPAEVKCIRTLANGDVELDWTPPLDTGLVFNEYIIYHQPVGGGGYGQIGTIPDPTVNTFTHVGAPGGGNYIVRQSTGCGFLSQPNDTISPIELTVAAPPPGSVANLTWNSPFPGGLPATSTGYYYIYREFPAGTWSLLDSTQTTAYSDTVNLCNEFINYRVETQDTSRNCNSQSNVDGAQLADLTPPNVSPADSATVDINNNLASISYQATTATDAVYYIIYTWDAINSAWNPIDTVFDLSQTTYVNLNSNAANGPESYGVAVVDSCDNRSPVSSIQTTMHLSNELDACAYADSLWWTSYVGFPMASYNIYVSENSGPVTLLGTTVAGDTTFLHANLTPFSSYCYYIEAVGTGAETSRSNQLCIFADAPLAPQWEYMKFVTVDITANLVDMEVYVDTVADVIEHRIERSFGLAGPYSQVGLVPQPLTGSEIQFQDLTANFNLQEYYYRVVAVDDCGADVLISDTSNTIHLDVVANANLTNELSWNAYRYWDGGVESYNIYRWIDGIPNMTPLANVPGNTTTWIDNLNTTFLGQQGNGQFCYYVEAIEGAGNVYGFLELSTSNLTCVEQNPRMFIPNAFNPLSSIPENQVFKPSALFVDQYPYEMRVFDRWGKEVFYTTDSTIGWDGTFEGEDMPGGVYTYAIEYLPEGADEAIRYSGYVTLIR, encoded by the coding sequence ATGAAGAAACTACTCGTTTTGTTGGCCTCGGTCTTCCTTTGGACAGGAGCCTCTGCTTCTCACATTATGGGAGGAGAAATTACTTGGGAATGTCAGGCCAATGGTCAGTATGTTTTCACCCTGAAAGTTTACCGTGATTGTAACGGTATTCCTGGGCAAACATCAGCACAAACCCTGAACATTTGGAACTACGGATCATTCCCTAACACTATCATCTGTAATTTCATTTCTCAAACCGATATTTCACCACCCTGTGGATTTCCGTGTTCGAATCCAACAGCTGGTTCAGCGGAGGAGTACGTATACATCTCAAACCCGGTTACACTTACAGGTACGCCGCCAGCGAACGGCTGGGTGTTTACCTGGGACGATTGCTGCCGCAACGGAGCCATTGACAACCTGATTCTGACCGGTGGAGGTTCTACAGGTCACACGCTTCGCGCGATCATGTATCCATATACACCTGTCGGTGCACCGAATGCGAACCCAGCCGATCCTTGCTACGATAGCTCGCCAATTTTCCTGGAAAGTCCAGCTACGGTGCTTTGTACGGGTTTCCCATTTACCTACAACCAGAACGCATTTGACTCGGATTTGGATTCCCTCTACTACGATTGGGATCAACCACTTCGGGACAATCCTTGGCCAGCAACAGCCTTTACCTTTGTCGCTGGATATTCTTTCAATAGCCCATTTCCAGGACCAACGCAAAATGCCAACAATACTGGCGCAACCCTGAACAACAATTCGGGTGAAGTGAGTTTGACCAATTATACTCCAGGATCATACGTGAGTGTGGTTCGAGTTGAAGCATGGCGATGCGGTCAAAAAATTGCTGAGGTCTTCCGTGATCTTCAGACGACCTATCTAGGTGGTGCGGACTGTCCGGGCCTTCCTGGTGGTTTGACGAATAACCCGCCTCAGGTGACCATCTCGGCTTCGACCTTTACGCCGGTGACTCCATCCTTGTTTGTGGATACTGTATTTGCAGGACAAACGGTAACGTTTAACATGCAAGCTTCGGACTTTGATCCTCAGCCTGCGGGTACCCCAAGTCCAATCCAGAACGTAACCATCCTAGCTTCTGGGGCTCAGTTTGGGGCAGGATTTACAAGCACCACTACGGGCTGTTTGCAGCCTCCGTGTGCTACGTTGAATCCGGCAACACCGATTACGAATCCCATTGGTTCGGCAACGACATTTACGTGGAATACGGATTGTTCCAACTTGAACTACAGCAATGCATGTGCTTCGAGCAATACCTATACTTTCCTTCTCCGGGCTTCCGATGACTTCTGTAATGCACCTGCATTTTTCTATGGTACTTTCCAGGTAACCGTTCTTCCTGGGGTGAGCGACCCTGCTGAAGTGAAGTGTATTCGAACGTTGGCCAACGGAGATGTGGAACTGGACTGGACGCCACCATTGGATACCGGACTGGTATTTAATGAGTATATCATCTACCATCAACCCGTTGGGGGTGGGGGATATGGTCAGATTGGAACCATACCCGATCCTACCGTGAACACGTTTACCCACGTTGGTGCACCTGGTGGAGGAAATTATATTGTACGTCAATCAACCGGTTGTGGCTTCTTATCACAACCAAATGATACCATTTCTCCGATTGAGCTTACCGTTGCAGCACCACCTCCAGGTTCAGTTGCGAACTTGACGTGGAACTCTCCTTTCCCGGGTGGGCTACCAGCTACGTCAACGGGATACTACTACATCTACCGCGAATTCCCTGCGGGTACTTGGTCATTGCTTGATTCAACACAAACGACTGCTTATTCTGATACAGTGAACTTGTGCAATGAATTCATCAATTACCGAGTAGAGACTCAGGATACGTCGAGAAACTGTAATTCTCAATCAAATGTGGACGGAGCGCAATTGGCTGATTTGACTCCTCCTAATGTGAGTCCCGCGGACAGCGCCACGGTGGATATCAACAATAACTTGGCAAGTATTTCATACCAAGCGACTACAGCAACGGATGCGGTATACTACATTATTTACACGTGGGATGCGATTAATTCGGCGTGGAACCCCATCGATACTGTGTTTGATTTATCTCAAACTACCTACGTCAACCTCAATAGTAATGCGGCCAATGGACCTGAATCCTATGGTGTGGCCGTCGTAGATAGTTGTGATAATCGCTCCCCTGTTTCGAGTATTCAAACCACTATGCATTTGAGTAACGAGCTCGATGCATGTGCTTATGCGGACAGTTTGTGGTGGACCAGCTATGTAGGTTTCCCAATGGCTTCGTACAATATCTATGTCAGTGAGAATAGCGGTCCAGTAACGTTGCTTGGAACGACCGTTGCTGGTGATACGACTTTTTTGCATGCGAACTTAACTCCTTTCAGCAGCTACTGCTACTACATTGAAGCGGTTGGAACTGGGGCGGAGACTTCCCGATCGAATCAGCTGTGCATATTTGCTGACGCTCCTTTAGCGCCTCAGTGGGAGTACATGAAGTTTGTGACTGTGGATATCACGGCCAACTTGGTCGACATGGAAGTCTATGTGGATACGGTTGCTGACGTTATTGAACATCGAATTGAACGATCCTTTGGATTGGCCGGCCCTTATTCTCAAGTTGGCTTGGTACCTCAGCCTTTAACCGGTTCCGAGATTCAATTCCAAGATCTTACCGCCAATTTCAATCTGCAGGAATATTACTACCGCGTTGTTGCTGTGGATGATTGTGGAGCTGATGTGTTGATTTCGGACACTTCCAATACCATTCACCTCGATGTTGTCGCAAATGCGAATCTGACTAATGAGCTATCTTGGAACGCATATCGTTACTGGGATGGTGGGGTAGAATCCTACAACATTTATCGTTGGATTGACGGTATTCCGAATATGACTCCGTTGGCGAACGTTCCGGGTAATACAACCACTTGGATCGATAACTTGAATACCACCTTCTTAGGCCAACAAGGAAATGGACAGTTCTGCTACTATGTGGAGGCGATTGAAGGAGCAGGAAATGTATATGGATTCCTGGAGCTGAGCACGTCCAACTTGACGTGTGTGGAGCAGAATCCTAGAATGTTTATCCCGAACGCCTTCAATCCATTGAGTTCAATTCCGGAGAATCAAGTCTTCAAACCTTCGGCACTCTTTGTAGACCAATATCCGTATGAAATGCGCGTATTTGATCGTTGGGGTAAAGAAGTATTCTACACCACGGATTCCACCATTGGATGGGATGGTACCTTTGAAGGTGAAGATATGCCAGGAGGAGTTTATACTTATGCCATTGAATACCTACCAGAAGGTGCTGATGAGGCTATTCGATACTCCGGTTATGTAACTTTGATTCGATAA
- a CDS encoding peptidylprolyl isomerase, protein MKQLVALLFIFSIGSTFAQNDSLLMILESDSIYLAEFEHVYNKNRNTPTAEVKTPEEYLELFINFKLKVLAAEEAGLDTMPRFKRELKGYRKDLARPYLNDAEVTEALVDEAFERYQKEIRARHILFSVNENATPEDTLRVYNQAVEVRKRILAGTDFESMARRYSEDPSVKDNGGDLGYFTALYMVYPFESAAFNTPVGEVSMPIRTRFGFHLIEITDSRPARGQRKVAHILIQVEEGDTAAWNTAKRKADEVYQKAVSGEDFSALAVQYSDDKTSASAGGELRWFGSGVMVEEFEEGAFSLDSVGQVSEPVRTQFGYHIIRLMDVKGPPSREEDEFEVRRKIKGDVRAQKSQRVVIDRLMAEYAPEVEEKNLVVFEQLVDESFYRRAWKPEIMAGYTRPVLTFADTVLLQSDFAEYLGKLQFSADLNQDKETMLRVAFKNFSEKAVMSYENDHLEEKYPEFKLLYKEYRDGILLFELMDDEVWSKAVKDTAGLEAYYEANKMKYMWPKRARMKVHTANDEKVAAKMLKYLEKGKTTEWIAGKLNADSELPYQVEEGLYTSAEFPGKAEDWKVGLSPVEKTDRGYQVFEVLELLEPMPKELNESKGIIISDYQRQLEEQWIEELRATYSYEVFPMVLEHVQ, encoded by the coding sequence ATGAAGCAACTCGTTGCACTACTTTTCATTTTCAGTATAGGAAGCACTTTTGCACAGAATGATTCGCTGTTGATGATTCTTGAATCAGACAGTATTTATTTGGCTGAATTTGAACACGTCTACAATAAGAACAGGAATACGCCAACGGCAGAAGTAAAAACGCCAGAGGAATACCTAGAGCTCTTCATTAACTTCAAATTAAAGGTATTGGCTGCCGAAGAGGCTGGATTGGATACCATGCCTCGATTCAAGCGTGAACTCAAAGGATATCGCAAAGACCTTGCTCGTCCGTATTTGAACGACGCGGAAGTTACCGAAGCCTTGGTTGACGAAGCCTTTGAGCGCTATCAAAAAGAAATCCGCGCACGTCACATACTCTTTTCTGTAAATGAAAATGCCACACCTGAAGATACACTGCGGGTGTACAATCAGGCAGTTGAGGTTCGTAAACGCATCCTGGCGGGTACTGACTTCGAGAGCATGGCGCGCAGATACAGTGAGGATCCATCCGTAAAGGATAACGGAGGGGATCTGGGTTACTTTACAGCGCTTTATATGGTATACCCTTTTGAGTCTGCCGCGTTCAACACCCCGGTGGGTGAGGTAAGCATGCCTATTCGTACGCGCTTTGGATTTCACTTAATCGAGATCACGGATAGCCGCCCGGCTCGAGGACAGCGCAAAGTTGCTCATATCCTCATTCAAGTAGAAGAAGGAGATACGGCTGCTTGGAACACGGCTAAAAGAAAAGCCGACGAAGTATATCAGAAAGCAGTTTCCGGAGAGGATTTTTCAGCCCTAGCGGTACAGTATTCGGACGACAAGACCTCTGCTAGTGCGGGAGGTGAGCTGAGATGGTTTGGGTCTGGAGTCATGGTTGAAGAATTTGAGGAAGGAGCGTTCTCGCTGGATTCCGTTGGCCAAGTAAGCGAACCTGTTCGCACGCAGTTTGGCTATCACATCATTCGTCTCATGGATGTCAAAGGACCGCCCAGCCGAGAAGAGGATGAATTCGAAGTTCGAAGAAAAATTAAAGGGGACGTACGTGCACAAAAAAGTCAACGAGTCGTTATTGACCGATTGATGGCAGAATATGCCCCTGAAGTAGAGGAGAAGAATTTGGTGGTTTTTGAGCAGCTAGTCGATGAATCATTTTATCGAAGAGCCTGGAAACCCGAAATCATGGCCGGTTACACGCGTCCGGTATTGACTTTCGCCGATACCGTATTGCTTCAGTCTGATTTTGCTGAGTACCTTGGAAAGCTCCAGTTTTCAGCGGATTTAAATCAAGATAAGGAAACCATGCTTCGCGTTGCCTTCAAAAACTTCTCTGAAAAGGCAGTGATGTCGTATGAGAACGATCACCTAGAGGAGAAATACCCAGAGTTCAAGCTTTTGTACAAAGAGTACCGTGATGGAATCTTGTTGTTTGAGCTCATGGATGATGAGGTTTGGTCTAAGGCTGTCAAAGACACGGCTGGTCTAGAGGCTTATTATGAGGCCAATAAGATGAAGTACATGTGGCCTAAGCGCGCGCGGATGAAAGTTCATACAGCGAACGATGAAAAAGTGGCCGCGAAAATGCTCAAATATCTTGAAAAGGGGAAGACCACAGAGTGGATCGCTGGAAAGCTCAATGCTGATAGCGAACTTCCATATCAAGTCGAAGAAGGACTGTACACCAGTGCCGAATTCCCGGGTAAAGCCGAAGATTGGAAGGTCGGTTTAAGCCCAGTGGAGAAGACGGATAGAGGTTACCAAGTATTTGAAGTCCTAGAGTTGTTGGAGCCAATGCCAAAGGAACTCAATGAGTCCAAGGGCATTATCATTTCGGACTACCAACGTCAGTTGGAAGAGCAGTGGATTGAGGAACTTCGCGCGACCTACAGCTATGAAGTCTTCCCGATGGTCCTCGAACACGTCCAGTAA
- a CDS encoding gliding motility-associated C-terminal domain-containing protein, which yields MSGINVYNNPNLSFIPIVQASATDISPTCVDSTQQLSCSANSLGAVEEFIYQSSPITLSGSPPPQGWVFSWEQCCRNTSITNITNPGSWGQSLRAVMYPYTLPGATNPVDASNCYDNSPDFLARPATSLCTGYFVTMNPLGSDRDLDSLYFDWAPTLDESPGTWPPAAVTFSGGYAFDDPYPGPAQNPNNTGASIDHESGAISMLNYTAGNYVSCIKIESWRCGQKVSEVFRDHQTLFSGSCPPAGGAGSPVNDAPQITFNGAGFTQVTPTYFVDTVSLGQPISFTVNAIDADLHPNGTLQAIEMTAVGGQLGPNCFEPPCATLNPPLPQTNIGLVGTTFNWTPTCAHLSTVLGCQTISTHRFVFKVTDDFCPIPGINYITVAIVVESDSVPPPQPRCVQFDSTAGVQITWDFPPDTTNLSNYLVFYEDSVGNGFPVLDTVFGASSNSYLNPNGFSGGRYFVRSLDSCGVPSFWSDTISPILLSATVAPGGATAQLTWNAPLNPLPASAGLYRVLREYPVGTWTVIDSTQNTNYDDLFPVCSEPVNYRIEIWDASVQCMSNSNEASVVLEDLDAPTAISVDSASVNSSNGLAHIGYQGTTTIDAEFYIIYLFDEVNAAWLPIDTVFDLNQTDYQNPNSNASNEYEIYGVAVVDSCGNRSPVSAQHRTVHLNVDVFSCDTTNVLSWNSYEGFTVNSYELYTSLNGSTYSPTPLPAGALTWEDVNFLPGDSLCYYVEAQGPGGVTARSNRVCVTVSATEAPAFQYMTFATVDVTSTWNEFQVYLDTASAVSSLRLERSNVVTGPFAPVSTIGLTPGLDLFDLTDLSSLPNTRSYFYRVAAIDTCGDVLATSNTSRTIYLESLPGGLDANQLLWNTYEGWAGPIAGYEVYRYLVDPNTATLEALLPPSTTSYSDDFAGNSSEALNEYCYFVVAIEGPDNPLGFMEVSRSNILCIEREPLLFIPNAFHPGGWIPENQVFRPSGVVPDDLTYSMRIYDRWGGLLFESTDATVGWDGTFNGEDMPLGIYSYVIEYSFDDQSVRNAGTLTLIR from the coding sequence GTGAGTGGGATTAATGTGTATAACAATCCCAACCTCAGCTTTATACCCATTGTCCAAGCTTCCGCAACGGATATTTCACCCACATGTGTCGATTCCACGCAACAACTCTCCTGTAGCGCAAATTCCCTAGGTGCTGTGGAAGAGTTTATTTATCAAAGCTCACCTATTACCCTTTCCGGGTCTCCACCTCCTCAAGGGTGGGTTTTCTCATGGGAGCAGTGCTGTCGAAATACGTCGATTACCAACATCACAAATCCTGGAAGTTGGGGCCAAAGCCTACGCGCCGTAATGTATCCCTACACCTTGCCGGGGGCTACGAACCCAGTTGATGCTTCAAACTGCTACGACAATTCGCCTGATTTCTTAGCTCGTCCGGCCACCTCGCTCTGTACGGGGTATTTTGTCACCATGAATCCGCTCGGTTCGGATCGAGACCTTGATTCCTTGTACTTTGATTGGGCACCCACCCTGGATGAATCTCCAGGAACATGGCCTCCTGCGGCGGTTACCTTTTCTGGAGGATATGCCTTTGATGACCCCTATCCAGGTCCTGCGCAGAATCCCAATAACACGGGTGCGTCTATTGACCATGAGTCAGGCGCCATAAGTATGCTGAATTATACAGCGGGTAACTACGTAAGCTGCATCAAGATTGAGTCGTGGAGGTGTGGACAAAAGGTGAGTGAAGTTTTTCGCGATCATCAAACACTCTTCAGCGGTTCATGCCCACCCGCTGGAGGTGCGGGCAGTCCCGTAAATGATGCACCTCAAATAACTTTTAACGGAGCGGGGTTCACACAAGTGACTCCCACCTATTTTGTAGATACAGTATCTCTAGGTCAGCCCATTTCCTTCACGGTGAATGCTATTGACGCTGACCTTCATCCGAACGGTACTCTTCAGGCGATTGAAATGACCGCGGTAGGTGGTCAATTGGGGCCAAACTGTTTTGAACCGCCGTGTGCTACATTAAATCCACCACTGCCTCAGACCAATATTGGCCTGGTAGGAACGACCTTCAATTGGACGCCAACGTGTGCACATCTAAGTACAGTTCTGGGCTGTCAGACCATTTCTACACACCGGTTCGTCTTTAAAGTAACGGACGATTTTTGTCCAATTCCTGGAATCAACTACATCACAGTAGCCATTGTCGTTGAGAGTGATTCTGTGCCGCCACCGCAACCCAGATGTGTCCAATTTGATTCTACTGCTGGCGTGCAAATCACTTGGGATTTTCCGCCCGATACAACCAACTTGTCCAATTACTTGGTATTCTATGAAGATAGTGTGGGTAATGGTTTTCCTGTATTGGATACAGTGTTTGGGGCGTCTTCAAATAGCTACCTCAATCCAAACGGCTTCTCTGGGGGGCGCTATTTTGTTCGCTCTTTGGATTCGTGTGGAGTCCCTTCCTTCTGGAGTGATACGATTTCGCCCATCTTGCTATCAGCCACTGTTGCTCCGGGTGGAGCTACGGCCCAGCTTACTTGGAACGCGCCGCTAAATCCATTGCCAGCGTCAGCAGGATTATATAGAGTACTCCGGGAGTACCCCGTGGGGACTTGGACCGTGATTGACAGTACTCAAAACACGAATTATGACGATCTATTCCCTGTGTGCTCTGAGCCCGTTAACTATCGGATTGAGATTTGGGATGCCAGCGTTCAGTGTATGTCCAATTCCAATGAAGCGTCTGTCGTTCTAGAAGATCTCGATGCGCCGACGGCTATTTCGGTGGATTCTGCATCGGTGAATTCTAGCAATGGATTGGCTCATATTGGATATCAAGGCACGACCACCATAGATGCCGAATTCTACATCATTTATCTTTTTGACGAGGTAAATGCCGCATGGCTTCCCATAGATACGGTCTTTGATTTGAATCAAACGGATTATCAAAACCCCAACAGCAATGCTTCTAATGAGTACGAGATCTATGGGGTGGCCGTAGTAGATAGCTGCGGGAATCGTTCTCCAGTATCGGCGCAACACCGCACTGTACATCTTAATGTGGATGTATTCTCTTGCGATACGACGAACGTTTTATCGTGGAATTCCTATGAAGGATTTACGGTCAATTCGTACGAATTATATACCTCTTTGAATGGTTCGACTTACAGTCCGACTCCGCTTCCAGCCGGTGCTTTGACATGGGAAGATGTGAATTTCCTTCCTGGGGATAGCCTGTGCTATTATGTTGAGGCTCAAGGTCCGGGTGGAGTCACTGCTCGATCGAACAGAGTATGTGTAACTGTGTCTGCTACAGAAGCACCAGCTTTTCAATACATGACTTTTGCCACGGTGGATGTCACCAGTACTTGGAATGAATTTCAGGTGTACTTGGATACCGCTTCTGCCGTGAGCTCTCTGCGATTAGAGCGCAGCAATGTTGTTACAGGTCCATTTGCCCCCGTATCAACTATCGGCTTAACGCCCGGGCTAGATTTGTTCGATTTGACCGATTTGAGCTCACTGCCCAATACCCGGAGCTACTTTTATAGAGTTGCCGCTATTGATACGTGCGGAGACGTATTGGCTACGAGCAATACGAGTCGAACAATTTATTTGGAGTCCCTACCAGGCGGCTTGGATGCCAATCAGCTTCTGTGGAACACCTATGAAGGATGGGCTGGGCCAATCGCCGGTTATGAAGTCTACCGATATCTTGTTGATCCCAACACGGCCACCTTAGAAGCCTTACTTCCTCCTAGTACCACCAGCTATTCGGATGATTTCGCTGGGAATAGTTCGGAAGCTCTTAATGAATATTGCTACTTCGTAGTAGCTATTGAGGGGCCAGATAATCCTCTTGGATTTATGGAGGTAAGTCGATCGAATATACTCTGTATTGAAAGAGAACCATTACTCTTTATTCCGAACGCCTTCCATCCCGGCGGTTGGATTCCTGAGAATCAGGTCTTTAGGCCAAGCGGGGTCGTTCCGGATGACTTGACTTATTCCATGCGGATTTACGATCGATGGGGTGGGTTATTATTCGAAAGTACGGACGCTACTGTTGGTTGGGATGGGACCTTCAATGGGGAGGACATGCCGCTGGGAATCTACTCCTACGTTATCGAGTATAGCTTTGATGATCAAAGTGTTAGAAACGCAGGAACCCTTACTCTAATTCGCTAG
- a CDS encoding divalent metal cation transporter: MKLQNFLKTLGPGILFASAAIGVSHLVQSTRAGATYGFLLVGAVLLANVIKFPFFEFGSRYAVSTGTSLLAGYRRVGRWAVYVYLFITLGSMFAVTAAVSFVCAGILNNLLGLSISMANMTGLLFLAVVALLLIGRFNALDGLMKVVSIFLLLSTVAVFVLTMIHGPVVDHRAVEAPGFWEHSTLAFTIALMGWMPTAVDLSVWNSLWTLARIRQTGYRPTVREVLVEFRIGYLISAVLALCFLSLGAYLMYGTGTEFSSSAVAFADQIVSLYTFSLGEEFRWVIALSAFTVMLSTTVTVFDGYARTLREISLQLRDKPLPRQFDPAFLLVLAGGSYLIIFAFVTSLKSLVDFATTLSFVFAPVIAYLNLRAMTGEEVTGDGRLGVGWRIYGWVGVVLLSLFSAFFLIWMWT, from the coding sequence GTGAAACTTCAGAATTTTCTCAAGACGCTAGGTCCGGGAATACTCTTTGCCTCCGCTGCGATAGGCGTGAGTCACTTGGTCCAGAGTACTCGTGCCGGAGCGACCTACGGCTTTTTGCTGGTCGGAGCCGTCTTGTTGGCCAATGTGATTAAATTTCCATTCTTCGAGTTCGGTTCTCGATATGCCGTTTCCACCGGGACTTCGCTGTTGGCGGGGTATCGGAGAGTAGGCCGATGGGCGGTTTACGTCTACCTCTTCATAACACTGGGCTCCATGTTTGCCGTTACCGCTGCGGTCAGTTTTGTCTGTGCCGGAATCTTGAATAATCTACTGGGACTGTCCATTTCCATGGCCAATATGACCGGTCTGCTCTTTCTTGCAGTTGTTGCGCTATTGCTGATCGGGAGGTTCAATGCCTTGGATGGGCTGATGAAAGTGGTTTCTATTTTTCTTCTATTAAGTACGGTTGCTGTATTTGTGCTGACGATGATTCACGGACCGGTAGTGGACCATCGCGCCGTTGAGGCGCCGGGCTTCTGGGAACATTCAACCCTTGCCTTTACGATTGCCCTTATGGGCTGGATGCCTACGGCCGTGGATCTTTCCGTTTGGAATAGCCTGTGGACCTTGGCCAGGATTCGTCAGACCGGTTACCGACCGACCGTTCGAGAGGTGCTGGTCGAGTTTCGCATTGGCTATCTAATTTCAGCGGTCTTGGCGCTCTGCTTCTTGTCCCTTGGCGCTTATTTGATGTACGGAACGGGAACTGAGTTTTCGAGCTCTGCGGTGGCGTTTGCGGATCAAATCGTTTCCTTATATACCTTTAGCCTGGGTGAAGAATTTAGGTGGGTGATTGCTCTTTCGGCCTTTACCGTCATGTTGTCTACGACGGTTACGGTATTTGATGGATATGCCAGAACCCTCCGTGAAATATCCCTACAACTCCGAGATAAACCGCTTCCCCGGCAGTTTGACCCAGCTTTTCTTCTGGTGCTTGCAGGAGGGAGCTATCTGATCATTTTCGCCTTTGTTACATCGTTGAAGTCACTTGTGGATTTTGCGACAACCTTGAGCTTCGTTTTTGCTCCGGTTATCGCTTATTTGAACCTTCGGGCCATGACTGGGGAAGAAGTCACGGGAGATGGCCGTCTCGGCGTGGGCTGGCGAATCTACGGGTGGGTTGGAGTCGTATTATTAAGTCTTTTTTCTGCATTCTTTTTAATCTGGATGTGGACCTAA
- the guaB gene encoding IMP dehydrogenase encodes MSLLNSNNFIGEGLTYDDVLLVPNYSEVLPREVDIRTKFTRNITLNVPIVSAAMDTVTESQMAIAMAREGGIGVLHKNMTIEGQAREVKKVKRAESGMILDPVTLQANALVNDAKNMMREYSIGGIPVVDGEMKLVGIVTNRDLRFEKDDTRPVAEVMTSENLVTTSENTSLEQAEGILQEHKIEKLPVVNKDGKLTGLITYKDIIKQKNQPNSSKDQFGRLRVAAGVGVTGDVMDRVQALVDNNVDAVVVDTAHGHTKGVKLVVQEIKKAFPELDVVVGNIATAEAAKFLVDAGADAVKVGIGPGSICTTRVVAGVGVPQLTAVNIVATAIKGSGVPVIADGGIRYTGDIVKALAGGAHTVMLGSLLAGTGESPGETVIYEGRRFKTYRGMGSVEAMSAGSKDRYFQDVEDDIKKLVPEGIVGRVPYKGSLNEVMYQFVGGLRAGMGYSGAKDLETLRTTAQFVKITAAGVQESHPHDVAITREAPNYSR; translated from the coding sequence ATGTCTTTATTGAATTCGAACAACTTTATTGGCGAGGGATTGACCTACGACGATGTCTTATTGGTCCCGAACTATTCTGAAGTACTTCCTCGAGAAGTAGATATACGCACAAAATTCACCCGTAACATTACCCTTAACGTTCCGATTGTATCCGCTGCGATGGATACAGTAACGGAATCGCAGATGGCTATTGCCATGGCTCGAGAGGGAGGGATTGGCGTACTTCATAAAAACATGACCATTGAGGGTCAGGCACGCGAAGTCAAAAAGGTTAAGCGTGCTGAAAGTGGTATGATCCTAGACCCAGTCACTCTTCAGGCGAATGCTTTGGTCAATGATGCCAAGAACATGATGCGCGAATACAGCATTGGAGGTATTCCCGTAGTCGACGGAGAAATGAAACTTGTTGGTATTGTAACCAATCGCGACTTAAGGTTTGAGAAGGACGATACCCGACCTGTTGCAGAAGTCATGACGAGTGAAAACCTAGTCACGACATCTGAGAATACGTCCTTGGAGCAAGCGGAAGGTATCCTTCAAGAGCATAAAATTGAAAAGCTTCCTGTAGTCAATAAGGATGGCAAGCTCACGGGATTGATTACCTATAAGGACATCATTAAGCAAAAGAACCAGCCTAATTCGAGTAAGGATCAATTCGGTCGGTTGCGCGTGGCGGCAGGTGTTGGAGTGACTGGTGATGTCATGGATCGAGTGCAGGCTTTAGTGGATAACAACGTCGATGCAGTTGTCGTCGATACGGCTCATGGTCACACCAAAGGAGTTAAACTTGTTGTTCAGGAGATTAAGAAGGCCTTCCCAGAATTGGACGTTGTTGTGGGTAATATTGCAACTGCAGAGGCGGCAAAATTCCTAGTAGACGCAGGAGCTGATGCTGTTAAAGTAGGTATTGGTCCAGGATCCATTTGTACCACACGAGTTGTTGCTGGTGTAGGTGTTCCGCAGTTGACTGCTGTGAATATTGTAGCTACGGCGATAAAGGGAAGTGGAGTTCCCGTCATTGCGGACGGTGGAATTCGTTACACCGGAGATATTGTAAAGGCCTTAGCAGGTGGTGCGCATACCGTTATGCTCGGTTCCCTGTTGGCTGGAACTGGAGAATCTCCAGGTGAAACGGTTATCTATGAAGGTCGTCGATTCAAAACTTATCGAGGAATGGGATCGGTCGAGGCTATGAGTGCCGGATCCAAAGACCGCTACTTCCAGGATGTAGAAGACGACATAAAAAAATTAGTTCCAGAAGGCATTGTAGGCCGCGTTCCATACAAGGGTTCACTGAATGAAGTGATGTACCAGTTTGTGGGTGGATTGCGCGCCGGTATGGGATATAGTGGGGCAAAGGACCTAGAAACACTAAGAACAACTGCTCAATTCGTGAAGATCACAGCAGCTGGTGTACAGGAAAGCCATCCTCATGATGTAGCCATTACACGCGAAGCGCCTAACTACAGCCGTTAA